A region from the Aquimarina sp. ERC-38 genome encodes:
- a CDS encoding DUF1186 domain-containing protein, with protein MLDIKSLKITSDHQFLDAKNHITPYISIQLQKIYPDVLKGKKNVIDKLLKLITRFPKVPVFKNYLTTAYMVQERKEKGYEANRWLSKEHPDYLFGKTNLSNEYLDKDQPEKVPEVLGIDLNLQLLYPEREQFHEDEVMAFYIVVVRYLIAVGEYDQAEIVSKMLKEINPLHPKINALDTVITDGIFKKMQNSHEEELAFKRTVKAVDRKKERQTTIKPTFNYPEQIDYLYTSDLPLATERIDELLALDKTKLGEDLILVLKDSIERFDYFYELSEKNGWDEDIYSAPIHSLFFLCEIQHPEALTQILDILRQDEDYVEFWFGDIMGEILPASIYFQGKDQLDILFNFIKEPNVSAYSKDAVISAMAIVPYKEPHREEEVVTYFKNILTFYIKHNDDETIADTDFMAFMVSSIASSHRKELLLLIKMLFEKDAVNYWISGKFEELEQHFNEKTELKSPVTLCSNSVKEMYQLYKVNWIDQQLEDFEDKEDSLFNPTFLPNYEDKDDYLYNPLLEEDEDDYYYNDEPVVKDKKIGRNDPCPCGSGKKYKKCCINTGKYE; from the coding sequence ATGCTAGATATTAAAAGCTTAAAAATAACATCAGATCATCAATTTCTTGACGCTAAGAATCATATAACCCCGTATATTTCTATTCAGTTACAAAAAATATATCCGGATGTCCTAAAGGGGAAAAAGAATGTAATTGACAAACTATTAAAATTAATAACAAGGTTCCCTAAAGTTCCGGTTTTTAAAAATTATCTCACTACAGCCTATATGGTACAAGAGAGAAAAGAAAAGGGATATGAAGCCAATCGATGGTTATCAAAAGAACACCCTGATTATCTTTTTGGTAAAACCAATCTGTCGAATGAATATTTAGATAAAGATCAACCCGAAAAAGTCCCGGAAGTCCTGGGAATTGACCTAAACCTACAATTGTTGTATCCGGAGAGAGAACAATTTCATGAAGATGAAGTGATGGCTTTCTACATTGTAGTGGTACGTTATTTAATAGCAGTCGGAGAGTATGATCAGGCAGAGATCGTTTCTAAAATGTTGAAAGAAATAAATCCTTTACATCCAAAAATAAATGCTTTAGATACGGTTATCACAGACGGGATTTTTAAAAAGATGCAAAACAGTCATGAAGAAGAATTAGCATTCAAAAGAACAGTTAAAGCGGTCGACCGGAAAAAAGAAAGGCAAACCACGATAAAACCTACGTTTAATTATCCGGAACAAATTGATTACTTATATACTTCAGATTTACCACTGGCTACAGAAAGGATTGATGAATTACTAGCTTTGGATAAAACAAAGTTAGGAGAGGACTTAATTTTAGTTTTAAAAGATTCTATAGAAAGGTTTGATTATTTTTATGAGTTAAGTGAGAAAAACGGATGGGACGAGGATATCTATAGTGCTCCTATACATAGTCTGTTTTTCTTATGTGAAATACAGCATCCTGAAGCATTAACCCAAATTCTGGATATCTTAAGACAAGATGAAGATTACGTAGAGTTTTGGTTCGGAGATATTATGGGTGAAATTCTTCCTGCCTCCATTTATTTTCAAGGAAAAGACCAATTGGATATTTTGTTCAACTTTATAAAAGAACCGAATGTATCTGCTTATTCTAAGGACGCTGTAATATCTGCAATGGCTATAGTGCCCTATAAAGAACCTCATCGCGAAGAAGAAGTGGTCACTTATTTTAAGAATATTTTGACTTTTTATATCAAACATAATGATGATGAAACTATCGCAGATACCGATTTTATGGCCTTTATGGTTTCCAGTATAGCTAGTAGTCATCGTAAGGAATTACTCCTTCTTATAAAAATGCTTTTTGAAAAAGATGCGGTTAATTATTGGATTTCCGGAAAATTTGAAGAATTAGAACAACATTTTAATGAAAAAACAGAATTAAAGTCACCTGTTACCTTGTGTTCAAATTCAGTAAAAGAAATGTACCAATTATATAAAGTAAACTGGATTGATCAGCAGCTAGAAGATTTTGAAGATAAGGAAGATTCATTATTTAATCCTACGTTTCTTCCGAATTATGAAGATAAAGACGACTATCTATACAATCCTTTACTTGAGGAAGATGAAGATGACTACTATTATAATGATGAGCCTGTTGTAAAAGATAAAAAGATCGGACGGAATGATCCGTGTCCATGTGGTAGCGGAAAAAAATATAAAAAATGCTGTATCAACACCGGTAAATATGAATAG
- the bioA gene encoding adenosylmethionine--8-amino-7-oxononanoate transaminase, translating to MNSLSERDQKSIWHPLTQHKLHPETLPIVKAKGALLYDENGKTYIDGIASWYTAMYGHCNEHIIAKVQQQMQQLDQIVFAGFTHRPAIDLSEALLELLPDNQQKIFFSDNGSTANEIGIKMALQYHFNRGEKRGTIIAFENGFHGDTFGAMSASGLSVYNGPFEDFFIDVKRIPTPNPKNIEEVVHLLTQIIKDHKVAAFIYEPLVQGANAMHMYPACCLNRLLKICADHEVITIADEVMTGFGKTGTTFASDQVTIKPDIISLSKALTAGFVPMAITSCTQKIYDAFLDDSVGKAFFHAHTYSANPIACAASLAGIELLNSEVIQEKIQTIIASHQAFNERIKNHPKVTSTRQTGIIFALDLAIEMDRYGKKRYEIFDFFMQRGVFLRPLGNTIYISTPYVIEISELKQIYQAISELLDSL from the coding sequence ATGAATAGCCTCTCTGAAAGAGACCAAAAATCCATTTGGCATCCGCTAACCCAACATAAATTACATCCGGAGACTTTACCGATCGTAAAGGCTAAAGGAGCATTGCTTTATGATGAAAATGGAAAAACCTATATTGACGGGATTGCTTCCTGGTATACTGCTATGTACGGGCATTGTAATGAGCATATTATTGCTAAAGTGCAGCAGCAAATGCAACAATTAGATCAGATTGTATTTGCCGGATTTACCCATCGACCTGCCATTGATTTATCCGAAGCTTTGCTTGAGTTGTTACCTGATAACCAACAAAAGATATTTTTTTCTGATAACGGTTCTACAGCCAATGAAATTGGTATTAAAATGGCGTTACAATACCATTTTAACCGGGGTGAAAAACGAGGAACTATTATTGCTTTTGAAAACGGGTTTCACGGAGATACTTTTGGAGCCATGTCGGCTTCCGGGCTTTCCGTATATAATGGTCCGTTTGAAGATTTTTTTATAGATGTGAAACGAATTCCCACTCCGAATCCCAAAAACATCGAAGAGGTTGTCCATCTTTTAACTCAAATTATTAAAGATCATAAAGTTGCCGCTTTTATTTATGAACCTTTAGTGCAAGGTGCTAATGCCATGCATATGTACCCCGCATGTTGCCTGAACCGGTTATTAAAAATCTGTGCAGATCACGAAGTTATCACTATCGCTGATGAAGTGATGACTGGCTTCGGAAAAACAGGAACTACTTTTGCTTCTGATCAGGTTACTATTAAACCGGATATTATTTCTCTATCGAAAGCCTTGACCGCAGGTTTTGTCCCTATGGCAATTACTTCTTGTACTCAAAAAATTTACGATGCTTTTCTTGATGATTCCGTAGGAAAAGCATTCTTTCATGCACATACCTATTCAGCTAACCCGATTGCCTGTGCCGCGTCGCTGGCAGGAATTGAACTATTAAATTCTGAGGTTATTCAGGAGAAAATTCAAACGATTATAGCTTCACACCAAGCCTTTAATGAGCGTATCAAAAACCATCCAAAAGTTACTTCCACCCGCCAAACCGGAATTATCTTTGCCCTCGACCTAGCTATTGAAATGGATCGATATGGTAAAAAAAGGTATGAAATCTTTGATTTCTTTATGCAACGCGGGGTTTTCTTAAGGCCTTTAGGAAATACCATCTACATTTCAACACCTTATGTCATAGAAATCAGTGAATTAAAACAGATTTATCAAGCAATTTCAGAACTTCTAGATAGCCTCTAA
- a CDS encoding ATP-binding protein gives MINRTLLQRLSEWRANKDRKPLVLRGARQVGKTTLVKIFSVQFEQFIHVNLEKKEDQDIFLEAENVSELIKTISFVKNKESFLTKETLLFIDEIQEVPAAINQLRYFYEEIPQLYVIAAGSLLEMVLSKRLKFPVGRVFFIQVRPFSFEEFLIALNEENTLAALNEVPVEKYVHKKMLQLYHEYALVGGMPEVVTTYAKNRDPLQLSDIYDSLLVSYIDDIEKYSRNPNQTQILRFLMNNFIQKAGERITFGNFSNSNYKSREMGEAFRILEKNQLLKLTYPTTAEKLPITITKDRKPRLQVLDTGLVNYFSKIQHLLITSDDLTNTYNGKIIEHLTGQELLALNYSPLHTLSFWVQENAKANAEVDFIYPYKGKLIPIEVKSGKKGILKSLHIYMSRTNHKLAVRLYAGDIQIDTVQNQGMEYYLMSLPYYLVFKIDQYLNWFENEINN, from the coding sequence ATGATTAACCGAACACTTTTACAACGACTATCAGAATGGAGAGCTAATAAAGACAGAAAACCTCTAGTACTAAGAGGGGCTCGACAAGTCGGAAAAACTACTTTGGTTAAAATATTCTCCGTTCAATTTGAACAATTTATCCATGTAAACCTGGAAAAAAAAGAAGATCAGGATATTTTTCTGGAAGCTGAAAATGTATCTGAACTTATTAAAACCATAAGCTTTGTTAAGAATAAAGAATCTTTTCTAACCAAAGAAACACTTCTCTTTATTGATGAAATTCAGGAAGTTCCTGCTGCCATCAATCAATTACGCTATTTTTATGAAGAGATACCACAGTTATACGTTATTGCCGCTGGAAGTTTATTAGAAATGGTATTGTCTAAAAGACTAAAATTCCCGGTAGGCCGTGTGTTTTTTATCCAGGTTCGCCCTTTTTCATTTGAAGAATTTTTGATTGCTTTAAACGAAGAAAATACTTTAGCTGCTCTTAACGAAGTTCCTGTTGAGAAATACGTACATAAAAAGATGTTGCAACTGTATCATGAATATGCACTGGTTGGTGGTATGCCGGAAGTGGTTACTACCTACGCTAAAAATCGTGACCCCTTGCAGCTTAGTGATATTTATGATAGTTTGCTTGTTTCTTATATCGATGATATCGAAAAGTATTCGCGCAATCCAAATCAAACCCAGATTCTGCGTTTTCTAATGAACAATTTTATTCAAAAGGCAGGAGAACGTATCACTTTCGGTAATTTTTCAAATAGTAATTATAAGAGCAGGGAAATGGGCGAAGCCTTTCGGATTTTGGAGAAAAACCAACTTTTAAAACTCACATATCCCACGACTGCTGAAAAACTTCCAATTACTATAACCAAAGATCGTAAGCCAAGACTACAGGTACTGGATACCGGCCTGGTAAATTATTTTTCTAAAATCCAACACTTACTCATTACTTCTGATGATCTTACTAATACTTACAACGGTAAAATTATCGAGCATTTAACCGGACAGGAATTATTAGCCCTTAACTATTCTCCTTTACATACTTTAAGTTTTTGGGTGCAGGAAAATGCCAAAGCAAATGCAGAAGTAGATTTTATTTATCCGTATAAAGGCAAATTGATTCCTATTGAAGTTAAATCCGGAAAAAAAGGAATCCTAAAATCTTTACATATTTATATGTCAAGGACTAACCATAAGCTTGCGGTTCGATTATACGCAGGAGATATACAGATTGATACCGTACAAAATCAAGGTATGGAATATTATCTAATGAGCCTGCCTTATTATTTAGTTTTTAAGATTGACCAATATCTGAATTGGTTCGAAAATGAAATTAATAACTGA
- a CDS encoding beta-ketoacyl synthase N-terminal-like domain-containing protein — protein sequence MLKQPISITGFSSISALGNTQEEIWKKYLDTKPLISYQNFNGIETPVSKLAVAQNETLEKIREENSNYKNLDRSVLLALAASRHCIKEAGWYNTVNFGVNIGSSRGATELFERYHQEFLQQKLASTLSSPTTTLGNISSWVAQDLQSAGPDISHSITCSTALHAVLNGIAWLQSDLCDKFLVGGSEAPLTAFTIAQMKALKIYASKNNTDYPCRALDLDKNKNTMFLGEGAGMVCLEKGKNNKAKALITGIGYATEPLKHHISISTEATCFQKSIKMALKDKTLSEIDAVVMHAPGTIKGDLSEYNAIKQVFGSNLPALTTNKWKIGHTFGASGILSLELAILMLQNQKIIPVPFLENQKLPKKLERILVNAVGFGGNAVSVLVERV from the coding sequence ATGCTAAAGCAACCGATCTCCATTACCGGATTTTCTTCCATTTCTGCTCTTGGGAATACTCAAGAAGAAATTTGGAAAAAATACCTGGATACAAAACCGCTGATTTCCTATCAAAACTTTAATGGAATAGAAACCCCCGTTTCAAAGTTAGCCGTTGCTCAGAATGAAACTCTTGAAAAAATAAGAGAGGAAAATTCAAATTATAAAAACCTGGATCGATCGGTTTTGCTAGCTCTTGCTGCTTCAAGGCATTGTATAAAAGAAGCCGGTTGGTATAACACCGTTAACTTTGGGGTGAATATAGGTTCATCCCGCGGAGCAACCGAACTTTTTGAACGATATCATCAAGAATTCCTTCAGCAAAAGTTGGCTTCTACTTTAAGTTCACCTACCACTACTCTGGGTAATATATCCTCCTGGGTTGCCCAGGATTTACAAAGTGCTGGGCCGGATATTAGTCATTCGATTACTTGCTCTACCGCTTTGCATGCAGTTTTAAACGGAATTGCCTGGTTACAATCGGATTTATGTGACAAATTCCTAGTAGGTGGTAGTGAAGCCCCATTAACTGCCTTTACCATTGCTCAAATGAAGGCTTTGAAAATTTATGCTTCAAAAAATAATACGGATTACCCCTGCCGGGCTTTAGATTTAGATAAAAATAAAAACACCATGTTCCTGGGTGAAGGAGCCGGAATGGTATGCCTGGAAAAAGGGAAGAATAATAAGGCGAAAGCTTTAATTACAGGTATCGGATATGCAACCGAACCACTAAAACATCATATTTCGATATCTACGGAAGCTACTTGTTTTCAAAAGTCTATAAAAATGGCATTGAAAGATAAAACTCTTTCTGAAATTGACGCAGTTGTCATGCACGCCCCGGGAACGATCAAAGGAGATTTGTCCGAATACAATGCGATAAAGCAGGTCTTCGGTTCCAACTTACCTGCACTTACTACAAATAAATGGAAGATCGGGCACACTTTCGGAGCTAGTGGTATTTTGAGCTTAGAACTTGCGATTCTAATGCTGCAAAACCAAAAAATTATACCTGTACCTTTTTTAGAAAATCAAAAGCTTCCTAAAAAACTGGAACGTATATTAGTCAATGCTGTAGGTTTTGGTGGAAATGCGGTGAGTGTTCTTGTGGAGAGGGTTTAA
- the bioB gene encoding biotin synthase BioB: MDTIRHDWTASEILEIYNKPLMELLYNAATIHRKYHDPNTVQVSTLLSIKTGGCPEDCGYCPQAARYHTNLEGNDLMSVSQVKAQALRAKASGSSRVCMGAAWRNVKDGQEFDDVLEMVRTINKLDMEVCCTLGMITENQAQRLAEAGLYAYNHNLDSSEEYYKEVISTRGYEDRLETIGNVRKTNVTVCSGGIIGMGEKPEDRAGMLVALSTLDPQPESVPINALVAVEGTPLEDQEPVSIWEMIRMVATTRIVMPHTQVRLSAGRTEMSREGQAMCFFAGANSIFAGDKLLTTPNPDVNEDMEMFKLLGLNPQAPFVKKAQPQTVEAVDSTLTSLGEKPKWTRPAHSIEKNELASIKNKKALS; this comes from the coding sequence ATGGATACGATCAGGCACGACTGGACAGCAAGTGAAATACTCGAAATTTATAACAAACCTTTAATGGAACTGTTATACAATGCTGCAACCATTCATAGAAAATATCATGATCCTAATACGGTACAGGTATCCACTTTGTTATCTATAAAAACAGGAGGGTGTCCTGAGGATTGTGGCTATTGCCCGCAGGCGGCACGTTACCATACAAACCTTGAAGGGAACGATTTAATGAGTGTCTCCCAAGTGAAGGCTCAGGCATTACGTGCAAAGGCATCGGGAAGTTCGCGGGTGTGTATGGGAGCTGCCTGGAGAAATGTAAAGGACGGACAAGAGTTTGATGATGTGCTAGAAATGGTTCGTACTATTAATAAACTGGATATGGAAGTTTGCTGTACGTTAGGGATGATTACTGAAAATCAGGCGCAACGTTTAGCAGAAGCGGGTTTATATGCCTACAATCATAACCTTGATTCTTCTGAAGAATATTATAAAGAAGTGATCTCAACCCGGGGATATGAAGACCGTTTGGAAACCATTGGTAATGTCCGTAAAACAAATGTTACCGTTTGTAGTGGTGGAATTATTGGAATGGGTGAAAAACCCGAAGACCGGGCAGGGATGCTGGTAGCTTTATCTACCCTAGACCCACAACCGGAATCCGTACCTATTAATGCATTGGTTGCGGTTGAAGGCACTCCACTTGAAGATCAGGAACCAGTTTCTATCTGGGAGATGATACGAATGGTGGCGACTACCCGAATTGTAATGCCCCATACCCAGGTGCGATTATCTGCCGGAAGAACAGAAATGTCCCGTGAAGGACAGGCCATGTGCTTTTTTGCTGGTGCCAATTCTATTTTTGCCGGAGATAAATTATTAACCACGCCTAATCCGGATGTGAATGAAGATATGGAAATGTTTAAGTTACTGGGACTAAACCCACAAGCCCCTTTTGTGAAAAAAGCACAACCTCAAACGGTTGAAGCTGTAGATTCTACCTTAACATCCCTGGGTGAAAAACCAAAATGGACACGACCTGCACATAGTATTGAAAAAAACGAACTGGCTTCTATAAAAAACAAAAAAGCCTTGTCATAA
- a CDS encoding cupin-like domain-containing protein has protein sequence MNTLHLEEIPRIAAISRADFIKQFAKPQKPVVIQKLTEDWPAYQKWNLNYIDKIAGGIEVPLFDDRPISSKYKFNEPHMRMKMSAYIDLLKTQPTNYRIFLYNLLKEIPVLRDDIKFPDLGFRYLRGIPFLFFGGENSKVFMHYDIDYANILHFHFDGEKKCILYPPSESKFLYKLPCALISHQEIDFNNPDFTRWPALQKAKGYITHLKHGEMLYMPEGYWHQMTYLTPGFSLSIRSMTRRPKHIVRGSYNFFIMRYIDNAMRNLFKEKWMSYKNKKAIKRSNKLV, from the coding sequence ATGAACACGTTACATTTGGAGGAAATACCCAGGATAGCTGCTATATCCCGAGCTGATTTTATAAAACAATTTGCAAAACCACAAAAACCTGTGGTTATCCAAAAGTTAACTGAAGATTGGCCTGCTTACCAAAAATGGAACCTGAATTATATTGATAAAATTGCCGGAGGTATTGAGGTACCCTTATTTGATGACCGTCCTATTTCTTCAAAATACAAATTTAATGAGCCTCATATGCGTATGAAAATGAGTGCTTATATTGATTTATTAAAAACGCAACCTACCAATTACCGTATTTTTCTTTATAATTTATTAAAAGAAATACCTGTTTTACGAGATGATATTAAGTTCCCGGATTTAGGGTTTAGGTATTTAAGAGGAATCCCGTTTTTGTTCTTTGGAGGTGAAAATTCAAAAGTTTTTATGCATTATGATATTGATTATGCTAACATTTTGCATTTTCATTTTGACGGGGAGAAAAAATGTATTCTCTACCCTCCTTCCGAATCAAAATTCTTGTATAAATTACCTTGCGCCCTTATTTCTCACCAGGAGATTGACTTTAATAATCCTGACTTTACGAGATGGCCGGCCTTACAAAAGGCCAAAGGTTATATCACGCATTTGAAACATGGGGAAATGCTGTATATGCCTGAAGGGTACTGGCATCAAATGACCTACCTAACCCCGGGATTTTCATTAAGTATCCGTTCTATGACCCGAAGGCCTAAACATATTGTAAGAGGATCTTATAATTTTTTTATAATGCGTTATATCGATAATGCTATGCGAAACCTATTTAAAGAAAAATGGATGTCTTATAAAAATAAAAAGGCAATTAAGCGGTCTAATAAATTGGTTTAA
- the rbfA gene encoding 30S ribosome-binding factor RbfA — METNRQRKIGGILQEDIAVIIQNALRNAGTQGILVSVTKVAVTTDLSIAKVYMSIFPPDKATSVLTEVQGLKSQIKHQVAQKTRNQLRRMPELSFYIDDSLEYIDNIDRAIKGIENPIESPDLLPKRKKK; from the coding sequence ATGGAAACAAACAGACAGCGAAAGATCGGTGGGATTTTACAAGAAGATATTGCAGTTATTATTCAGAATGCCTTACGAAACGCAGGTACACAAGGTATTTTGGTTTCGGTAACTAAGGTTGCAGTAACTACGGACCTGTCCATTGCCAAAGTATATATGAGTATCTTTCCTCCCGATAAGGCTACGTCTGTCCTAACCGAAGTACAAGGCCTAAAGTCGCAAATAAAACACCAGGTAGCACAAAAGACCAGAAATCAATTACGACGGATGCCGGAATTAAGTTTTTATATTGATGATTCTTTAGAATATATTGATAATATTGACCGCGCAATCAAAGGAATTGAAAATCCCATAGAATCCCCTGATTTGTTACCAAAACGAAAAAAGAAATAG
- a CDS encoding PolC-type DNA polymerase III, whose amino-acid sequence MRYFWKKDKKDYPDFWKEYESYFDKKNERYTTISTTRFVALDTETTGFDIKNDRILSIGAVAIHGLTIKVSDQLECYVEQELFNEKTVAIHGIRKNDGTAKISEYESLQQLLAYLKTSTIIAHHAAFDKGMIQEALTRNGLGKLKNPFLDTGVLFKRAKHEVYASQIREKHYTLDELGLELKLPMSDRHTASGDAFITALAFLKILSRLKLKEEESTKYLFKSFF is encoded by the coding sequence ATGAGGTACTTCTGGAAAAAAGATAAAAAAGACTATCCTGATTTTTGGAAGGAGTACGAGTCGTATTTTGATAAAAAAAATGAACGATACACTACCATTTCAACCACTCGATTTGTAGCTTTAGATACGGAAACCACTGGTTTTGACATTAAAAATGATCGGATTTTATCCATCGGAGCAGTAGCCATCCACGGTCTGACCATTAAAGTTTCGGATCAGTTGGAGTGTTACGTGGAGCAAGAACTTTTTAACGAAAAAACCGTGGCCATACACGGTATTAGAAAAAATGACGGAACGGCTAAAATTTCAGAATATGAGTCACTTCAACAATTATTAGCTTATTTAAAAACTAGTACGATTATTGCGCACCATGCAGCTTTTGATAAAGGTATGATTCAGGAAGCCTTAACCAGAAACGGATTAGGAAAGTTAAAGAATCCGTTTTTGGACACCGGAGTGTTGTTTAAACGAGCCAAGCATGAAGTATATGCTTCGCAGATCAGAGAAAAACATTACACACTTGACGAATTGGGCCTGGAACTCAAATTGCCCATGAGTGACCGTCATACAGCCTCAGGAGATGCCTTTATTACCGCTCTGGCCTTCCTTAAAATTTTGTCTAGGTTGAAATTAAAGGAAGAAGAAAGTACAAAGTATCTGTTTAAATCTTTTTTCTAA
- a CDS encoding DUF294 nucleotidyltransferase-like domain-containing protein, whose protein sequence is MKNTIAERILDFLKNYPPFKELDRETLLQVSSEVVVKFVEKDSYVFKQDDPCHDAFYIVREGAIGLYRENSNKSIQLIDICDTGDLFGLRIMIIKKNYRMSAKADQESIVYAIPSSIFSPLIQQNEQINTFVLQTFASHARNSFTNTEKGKKIKHSIDLEIARDVSTLRSIRYRKNPLTCKSENTVAEAAQLMTKKNSNYIIIVNASKYPLGIVTDSDLRLKIATGTYPVDTKIAEVMTTPVKTYPKKLTVAQAQIALIKNHISHLCLTKNGSRESKLVSVLSEHDILVSLGNNPTVLIKDIKKITKVQRLRYIRKQVKRLLKTYLEQQIPTLHILNIITEVNDALVQRTVELAIDEMPEQPPVSFAFLVLGSQGRKEQLLITDQDNALLFEDVLPEKYPEVQGYFLQLSAIITKNLHTVGFKYCEAEMMASNPNWCLSASQWSEQFTSWMATPNEETTLLSAIFFDFRVVYGNEKLADNLSNVVFTGVDKSKRFLALLGKSALQKPSPLGFFKQFLVEQNGEHKDSFDIKTRAMMVLIDAARILALEHHLIGINSTLERYDRLAELEENNSDLFESCSKAFRVLLKFRTRQGLQYNDSGRYINLKTLSKGDKLKLKQCFRPIREIQELLTVRYQLKILM, encoded by the coding sequence ATGAAAAATACCATTGCAGAACGTATTCTTGATTTTTTAAAGAATTACCCACCGTTCAAAGAACTAGATAGAGAAACACTGCTTCAAGTTTCATCTGAAGTTGTAGTCAAGTTTGTTGAAAAAGATTCTTATGTTTTCAAACAAGATGATCCTTGTCACGATGCTTTTTATATCGTTAGGGAGGGAGCTATAGGTTTGTATCGAGAAAATAGCAATAAAAGCATCCAACTCATAGATATTTGTGATACCGGAGATCTTTTCGGTTTACGAATCATGATTATCAAAAAAAATTATAGGATGTCCGCAAAGGCCGATCAAGAATCTATTGTATACGCAATTCCTTCTTCTATTTTTTCACCTTTAATTCAGCAGAATGAACAGATAAATACTTTTGTCTTACAAACGTTTGCCTCGCATGCGCGAAATTCCTTCACTAATACCGAAAAAGGGAAGAAAATTAAGCATTCTATTGATCTGGAAATAGCCCGGGATGTTTCTACGCTTCGTAGTATACGCTATCGGAAAAACCCGTTAACCTGTAAAAGTGAAAATACAGTAGCCGAGGCAGCCCAATTAATGACAAAGAAAAACAGTAACTATATTATCATTGTAAATGCATCAAAATATCCATTAGGAATTGTTACTGATAGTGATTTACGGTTAAAGATTGCTACGGGCACATACCCCGTAGATACTAAAATTGCCGAGGTTATGACTACACCAGTTAAAACCTACCCAAAAAAATTAACAGTTGCACAAGCTCAGATTGCCTTAATTAAAAATCATATCAGTCATCTATGCCTTACCAAAAACGGAAGTAGAGAATCAAAATTAGTAAGTGTTTTATCAGAACATGATATTCTGGTTTCCTTAGGTAATAACCCAACAGTACTTATAAAGGATATTAAGAAAATAACGAAGGTTCAGCGATTACGATATATCAGAAAACAGGTAAAAAGATTATTGAAAACTTACCTGGAACAGCAAATACCAACCTTACACATTTTAAATATTATCACCGAAGTTAATGACGCACTCGTGCAACGTACGGTGGAGCTTGCTATAGACGAGATGCCTGAGCAACCACCGGTTTCTTTTGCTTTTTTAGTATTAGGCAGTCAAGGCCGAAAAGAACAATTGCTTATCACAGATCAGGATAATGCTTTGCTTTTTGAAGACGTTTTACCAGAAAAGTACCCGGAAGTTCAGGGTTACTTTCTACAGTTAAGTGCTATAATTACAAAAAACCTTCATACCGTAGGCTTTAAATATTGTGAAGCCGAAATGATGGCAAGTAATCCCAACTGGTGCCTTTCTGCTTCACAGTGGAGTGAACAATTTACTTCTTGGATGGCTACGCCAAATGAGGAGACCACCCTATTGTCCGCCATATTTTTTGACTTTAGAGTGGTTTATGGAAATGAAAAACTAGCTGACAACCTTTCAAACGTGGTCTTTACTGGAGTTGACAAGAGCAAGCGATTTCTAGCATTACTAGGCAAAAGTGCCTTGCAGAAACCTTCACCTTTAGGCTTTTTCAAACAATTTCTCGTTGAACAAAACGGAGAACACAAAGACTCTTTTGATATCAAAACCCGGGCAATGATGGTACTCATTGATGCCGCTCGCATACTGGCATTAGAACATCATTTGATCGGGATTAACAGTACTTTAGAAAGATACGATCGCCTTGCCGAATTAGAAGAAAACAATAGCGATCTGTTTGAAAGTTGTTCTAAAGCTTTTAGGGTGCTTTTAAAGTTTCGTACTCGTCAGGGATTGCAATACAATGACTCCGGAAGATATATCAATTTAAAAACCTTAAGTAAAGGGGATAAGCTGAAGTTAAAGCAATGTTTTCGGCCTATACGTGAAATACAAGAACTACTCACTGTTCGATATCAGTTAAAAATCCTGATGTAG